From the genome of Armatimonadota bacterium:
GCCAGCGCCGGCGCCAGAAAGGGCCCCAGGCAGACGAGCCGCAGGCGCAGCACAGGTGCAACATACAGCAGGCCCCAGGTGGCCGCGAACGAGAGCTGGAACCCTATGTCGAAGAGAACCTGGGGCTGACTCACCAGTAGCACGAGCGCGGCCGCGGCAAGGGTGGCGGCACGGTCGCGACCCCGCCCCAGCACCGCCGCGGTCAGGCCCACGACCGTCATTATCGTCGCGCGCCCTACCGAGGGCGCCCAGCCGACGAACACCGCGAAGAGGCCCACACCCAGGACACCGGCGACCGTGGAAGGAAGCGGAGGCAGCCTGCCCAGGCGGGCAGTCCACGCGCATGCGCCCGCGACCATCGCCACCTGCGCGCCCGAGACCACCATGAGGTGGACCAAGCCTGCGCGCGAGAACTGCCTGTACAGGTCAGGCGGCACGTGGGTTTCGATCCCCAGGAGCAGACTGAGCAACAATCCGTCGTGGGGTGAAGGGAGCGCCCGCAGGACACCCGCAACAACGCTCTGGCGCATGGAGGCCACGGCTCCGCGCACGGACCGCGCGCCCGGACGCAGCACCGTGATCCCGCCCCCCGGTGTAACGCGGATGACCCCCAGCAGCCCCCTGCGGCGCAGCGCGTCCTGTTCGGAGCGCTCACCCGGGTTTCCCGCGGGCCGTCCCAGGCGGAAGCGGCCGCGCACGAGGACCTCAGCCCCAACGCCAACATCAGGGGCCTGACCGCGGCCGGTCAGGCGGACCAATCCATAGGCCGGGGATAACGGGGGTGCGCGCGGGGACTGCCGGACCTCCAGCGAGTGGAGACGAGCCACCCCGCGCCAGCCCAAAGCTCCGGCCTCAGGCGGACCAACGATGATGCCGCGTGCCTCCACCTGCTGCCCATCTGCGGCTGCCGGCCATGACGGCGTCAGGTCGGTGTGCAGCACCGCCTGCGCGAACCCCAGCCCGGCGAAGCAGGCCAGAGCCGCCAGCGAACCGATCCCTGCCGCGCGCGCCAGGAGCGCTGCGATCCACAGGGCCGCGACCGCGGCGGCCAGCCCGCAGGCAGGCCCAGGAGACAGGGGCCAGCGGTCCGCGGCCATGATGCCCGATGCAAATGCGGTTGCCGCCCAGACGATTGGCGGCAGTACCCTGAATAAACGCACCGGCACGGACCTCCCAGAACGGAGATCGGCGTGCGCCGGTGCGAATTGCGGTGGGGACTAGCTCTTGGCGGCCACCTCGGCCACTACCCGCTCCAGGAACTCGGCCACGGGAATCGGGCCCAGGTCCCCTTCCGAGCGGCTGCGCACGGCCACGGCCCCGGATGCGGCCTCCTTGTCACCCACGACGAGCATGTACGGGATCTGGTCCACCTGGGCCTGCCGGATCTTGTAGCTGATGCGCTGGTTCGTCCCGTCCACGACCGCGCGCACCCCGGCGGCTTCCATCTGCGCGAGCACCGCTCCGGCGTAGGCCGCGTGCCGGTCCGCGATCGGCAGGATCCGGGCTTGCTCCGGAGACAGCCACAGGGGGAACCGGCCTTCGTACGTCTCGATCAAGAACGCGACCCACCGCTCCATCGTGCTGGTGACCGCACGGTGGATCATCACCGGCCGGTGGGCCCGACCGTCTTCGCCGATGTACTCCAGCGTGAACCGCTCGGGCAGCAGGAAGTCGAGCTGAACCGTGGAGAGTGTCTCGTCCTTGCCGGATGCGGTCGGAACCTGCACGTCAATCTTGGGCCCGTAGAACGCGGCCTCGCCCCTGGCCTCCTTGAACGCGATGCCCATCTCGGTGAGCGCCTCGCGCAGCATGCTCTCGGCCTGGTCCCAGAGCGCGTCGTTCTGCATGAACTTCTCGTGGTCCGCGGGATCGCGGAGTGAGAGCTGGTACCAGCCATTGGTGATCTGGAAGTCCGCGTACACCCTCTGAATCAGCCGGACCACCCTTACGATCTCGTCCTTGATCTGGTCCACGCGGCAGAAAATGTGGGCGTCGTTCATCGTCATGCCCCGGACACGATGGAGGCCGGTCAGAACCCCGGACCGCTCGTACCTGAAAACCTTGCCGAGCTCGGCGATTCGTACGGGCAGGTCCCGGTAGGAGCGCTGGTCGTGCATGTAGGCCATGATGTGGTGGGGACAGTTCATGGGCCGGAGAACCAGCTCTTCGTTCTCGAGCTTCATCGCGGGATACATGTTGTCCCGGTAGTGGTCCCAGTGGCCGGACATCTTGTAGAGCGTAGAGCTCGCGATCTCCTGGCTGTAGACGTGGTCATAGCCGGACGCGAGCTCCAGGTCCACGATGTAGCGCTCAATGATGCGCCGGATCGTCGCGCCCTTGGGCAGCCACAGCGGCAGTCCCTGCCCGACCTCCGGGGTAAGGTGGAACAGGCGCAACTCCCTGCCGATGCGCCTGTGATCCCGCCTCCGGGCCTCCTCCAGACGGCGCAGATGGGCGTCCAGCTGATCCTGCGTGGGATAAGAAACGCCGTAGATGCGCTGCAGCATCGGGCGGCGCTCGTCGCCACGCCAGTAGGCGCCGGATGTGGAGAGCAGCTTAATCGCACGAACGGCGCCCGTGCGGAGCACGTGGGGGCCGCGGCACATGTCGGCAAATCCGTCCTGTCGGTAGAAGCTCACGCTCCCGTCCGGGATCTCCTCGAGCAGCTCCTGCTTGTAGATCTCACCCTCCTCCTTGTACCGCCTGTACGCCTCCTCGCGGGGAATCTCCACGCGCTCGACATGCTGGTCCGCCGCGGCGAGATCCTTCATGCGCGCCTCGATGCGTTCCAGGTCCTCGGGGCTGAACGGACGGCCGATGTCGAAGTCGTAGTAGAACCCGTCTTCTATCGGCGGCCCGATGGCCAGCCGGGCCTCGGGAAAGAGCTGTTTGACCGCCTGCGCCATCAGGTGCGATGTCGAGTGCCAGTAGACCTCGCGGCCCGCGGGTTCGTCAAACGTGACAAAC
Proteins encoded in this window:
- the thrS gene encoding threonine--tRNA ligase, encoding MGLIHVTLPGGQDHEVLVGTSAGALADRLGLDGVLAALVDGQLRDLRWPLESDARVEFVTFDEPAGREVYWHSTSHLMAQAVKQLFPEARLAIGPPIEDGFYYDFDIGRPFSPEDLERIEARMKDLAAADQHVERVEIPREEAYRRYKEEGEIYKQELLEEIPDGSVSFYRQDGFADMCRGPHVLRTGAVRAIKLLSTSGAYWRGDERRPMLQRIYGVSYPTQDQLDAHLRRLEEARRRDHRRIGRELRLFHLTPEVGQGLPLWLPKGATIRRIIERYIVDLELASGYDHVYSQEIASSTLYKMSGHWDHYRDNMYPAMKLENEELVLRPMNCPHHIMAYMHDQRSYRDLPVRIAELGKVFRYERSGVLTGLHRVRGMTMNDAHIFCRVDQIKDEIVRVVRLIQRVYADFQITNGWYQLSLRDPADHEKFMQNDALWDQAESMLREALTEMGIAFKEARGEAAFYGPKIDVQVPTASGKDETLSTVQLDFLLPERFTLEYIGEDGRAHRPVMIHRAVTSTMERWVAFLIETYEGRFPLWLSPEQARILPIADRHAAYAGAVLAQMEAAGVRAVVDGTNQRISYKIRQAQVDQIPYMLVVGDKEAASGAVAVRSRSEGDLGPIPVAEFLERVVAEVAAKS